The following coding sequences lie in one Moritella viscosa genomic window:
- a CDS encoding bacteriophage Mu-like gp41 protein — translation MAVITFELNDGLTISDVTHSEVTMRELSSGDVIDAQLASEKIVIMNDRPVVYTSDVLLGLELLRRQVESVGSYAGPLSIKDLRKLSPPDLTLLQLKADELDMALAEALAARGRTETTG, via the coding sequence ATGGCAGTCATTACTTTTGAATTAAACGACGGGTTAACCATTTCAGATGTGACGCACAGTGAAGTCACGATGCGAGAACTTAGCAGCGGTGATGTTATTGATGCGCAGTTGGCATCAGAAAAAATAGTCATAATGAATGACCGCCCTGTGGTGTATACCTCTGATGTACTGTTAGGGCTCGAACTCTTACGCCGCCAAGTAGAAAGTGTTGGCAGCTATGCGGGGCCCTTGAGTATTAAAGACTTGCGTAAGCTATCGCCGCCGGATTTAACCCTGTTACAGCTCAAAGCGGATGAGCTTGACATGGCACTGGCGGAGGCATTGGCTGCGCGGGGGCGAACTGAAACCACTGGCTGA
- a CDS encoding bacteriophage Mu-like tail sheath protein, with product MPLGTIPNDIRVPLVYVEIDNTGAVSGTPAQSQKLLVLGQQTAAASVAPLSLTRITGGASEIDALYGKGSMLSGALKAVKSANNYTECFALGITDMDGQAAKAKVAFDGIVTQAGVVALLIAGQSVQVAMAKNADAVAIVTACVSSINQNADLYVTASVDSGSNKSLVLTSKHKGLLGNDLDVRLNYYDREVLPAGIIATITPFSGGAGTPDMTDIIAQLGDEWFNHIIMPWSDTQSLNTLRDELTLRWGPLKMIEGLAYTAFRGTHSETGTFGETRNDHLITCMGTNKAPNPTWEWAASYGATAAKSLGVDPARPLQTLVLNGILAPSKAIAWDMVERNLLLHDGIATYQVTPGGSVAIEREISMYRVNAFGDVDPSYLDITTTATLGYLRYSLKSMVTSSFPRHKLASDDVLANIDPSQPIVTPKLMRQAILALALEWVNNGLIEGYEQFADSLQVSRDSGDVNRLNVLMHPDCVNQLRILAALIQYKL from the coding sequence ATGCCATTAGGTACTATTCCCAATGATATCCGCGTGCCCTTGGTGTATGTGGAAATTGATAACACAGGTGCAGTGAGTGGCACGCCTGCGCAATCGCAAAAACTATTAGTCCTGGGACAGCAAACCGCGGCGGCCAGTGTCGCGCCATTGTCACTGACGCGTATCACAGGCGGAGCAAGCGAAATTGACGCGCTGTATGGTAAAGGATCTATGTTATCAGGCGCATTAAAGGCGGTAAAATCTGCCAACAATTACACTGAATGCTTTGCGCTGGGTATTACCGACATGGACGGCCAAGCGGCAAAAGCTAAGGTCGCCTTTGACGGCATTGTCACGCAAGCGGGTGTGGTGGCGTTATTGATTGCAGGGCAATCTGTACAAGTTGCCATGGCCAAAAATGCTGATGCTGTTGCCATCGTCACAGCCTGTGTGAGCAGTATTAATCAAAATGCCGACTTGTATGTCACCGCGTCAGTAGACAGTGGAAGCAATAAGTCACTGGTGTTAACGTCGAAACACAAAGGGCTACTTGGCAACGACCTGGATGTACGCCTGAACTATTATGATCGTGAAGTATTACCTGCAGGCATTATCGCGACTATTACACCGTTTTCTGGCGGCGCTGGCACCCCTGATATGACAGACATCATCGCGCAATTAGGCGATGAATGGTTTAACCACATCATCATGCCCTGGTCTGACACCCAGTCTCTCAACACCCTGCGTGATGAGTTAACACTCCGCTGGGGTCCACTGAAAATGATAGAAGGGTTAGCGTATACCGCCTTTCGGGGGACGCACAGCGAAACAGGCACCTTTGGTGAAACGCGTAATGATCACCTTATTACCTGCATGGGCACAAACAAAGCACCTAACCCAACATGGGAATGGGCCGCAAGCTATGGGGCAACTGCCGCCAAAAGCCTTGGCGTAGATCCTGCGCGGCCACTGCAAACGTTAGTGTTAAACGGCATTTTAGCCCCAAGTAAAGCGATTGCATGGGACATGGTAGAGCGTAACTTACTGCTGCATGATGGCATTGCCACATACCAGGTTACCCCTGGTGGCAGCGTGGCCATTGAGCGTGAAATATCCATGTACCGCGTCAACGCCTTTGGTGATGTTGACCCCAGTTATCTGGATATCACCACCACTGCGACATTGGGGTATTTGCGTTACTCACTGAAAAGCATGGTGACGAGTTCATTTCCTCGACACAAATTAGCCAGCGATGACGTGCTTGCCAATATCGACCCGAGTCAGCCTATTGTGACGCCAAAACTCATGCGTCAAGCCATTTTAGCGCTCGCATTGGAATGGGTTAACAACGGTTTAATCGAAGGGTATGAGCAGTTCGCAGACTCTTTACAGGTGAGCCGTGATAGCGGCGATGTGAATCGCTTAAACGTGCTAATGCACCCTGATTGCGTTAATCAGCTGCGTATCTTAGCCGCCCTCATTCAGTACAAACTTTAA
- a CDS encoding bacteriophage Mu-like gp38 protein yields the protein MFNIKPKEPDVRVRKPDGSHLEPEGESVTRSSYWLRRLRDGDVELIVADDDKPAAQKQEKK from the coding sequence ATGTTTAACATTAAACCCAAAGAACCTGATGTGCGCGTGCGCAAACCCGATGGCTCGCACTTAGAGCCGGAAGGTGAAAGCGTGACTCGTTCATCTTATTGGCTGCGCCGCCTTCGTGATGGTGATGTTGAATTAATCGTTGCAGATGACGACAAGCCTGCGGCTCAAAAACAGGAGAAGAAATAA
- a CDS encoding putative uncharacterized phage gene (No significant database matches), with protein sequence MENTIDTRPTLELTGSTIAVTQAVVERLEAEFKGKVSALDKVSAVTRHKGRFNSPEEIKKEVTGSGCIRVTALNVSQVRREAGSIVGQVKFVAFVMTNDQFGKNRDQRAEVISGKLGVLLSQAEFTRSLGKIAFNKVSQVSWQNLYSAALDDLGVALWSVDWSQECRLDQPISLAQLDDFLQCNAQIGPDDGAHIRADIQLERG encoded by the coding sequence ATGGAAAACACAATTGACACTCGCCCAACACTTGAACTGACGGGCAGCACCATTGCGGTGACACAAGCGGTGGTTGAGCGCCTTGAAGCAGAATTTAAAGGCAAGGTTAGCGCTTTAGATAAGGTCAGTGCGGTCACGCGTCATAAGGGCCGATTTAACTCACCAGAAGAAATTAAAAAAGAAGTCACTGGCTCGGGCTGCATTCGCGTGACGGCGTTAAACGTGAGCCAGGTTCGCCGTGAAGCAGGCTCTATCGTGGGACAGGTTAAGTTTGTGGCGTTTGTCATGACCAACGACCAGTTTGGTAAAAACCGCGACCAACGCGCAGAAGTGATCTCAGGCAAATTAGGCGTGTTGCTTAGTCAAGCTGAGTTTACCCGTAGCCTTGGCAAAATTGCGTTTAACAAGGTTTCGCAAGTGAGCTGGCAAAACTTATACAGCGCCGCATTGGACGATCTCGGCGTGGCGCTCTGGTCAGTGGATTGGTCGCAAGAATGCCGCTTAGATCAGCCGATTAGCTTAGCCCAGCTCGATGACTTTTTACAATGTAATGCTCAAATCGGCCCCGATGATGGCGCGCATATCCGCGCTGACATTCAACTTGAAAGAGGATAA
- a CDS encoding bacteriophage Mu-like gp31 protein: protein MSMSITVQGAQELQRIERHIAQLADTGHQDRLKQLIGAEVESQTHRRIQHEKNAPDGTPWAPWSSTYSKTRHGNQSLLMGSGDLDDSIEFFVSGDKVHVGSPLVYARAHQNGFEGAVDVPAHTRLITQAFGKVLKFPVYQNVKPHQRSALTPQRAFLGLSSANERELLALIGDFWQDII, encoded by the coding sequence ATGAGTATGTCCATTACCGTCCAGGGCGCGCAAGAGCTGCAACGTATTGAGCGTCATATCGCGCAACTGGCCGATACCGGACACCAAGACAGACTCAAGCAGTTGATTGGTGCAGAGGTGGAGTCACAGACTCACCGACGTATTCAACATGAAAAAAACGCGCCCGATGGTACGCCGTGGGCACCGTGGAGTTCAACCTACAGTAAAACGCGCCACGGTAATCAATCGCTGTTAATGGGTTCGGGTGATCTGGATGACTCCATCGAGTTTTTCGTGTCGGGCGATAAAGTCCACGTGGGCTCACCACTGGTCTATGCTCGCGCGCATCAAAATGGGTTTGAAGGGGCGGTAGATGTCCCCGCGCACACGCGTCTTATCACCCAGGCGTTTGGCAAGGTATTGAAATTCCCAGTGTATCAAAACGTGAAACCACATCAGCGCAGCGCATTGACGCCGCAGCGTGCGTTTCTTGGTTTATCCAGCGCCAATGAGCGTGAGCTGTTAGCCCTTATCGGTGATTTTTGGCAGGACATAATTTAA
- a CDS encoding bacteriophage Mu-like gp36 protein has translation MTVISPVVYATKQDLLERDASFVWTVATAADGETLDDVAITSALNDAADEVNSFLTRYQLPLAQVPRLINRLTLSIAFYWLADRDSNISTLIQQRYDNAIVTLKDVKAGRRDLGLPTVSKPTENTSGKVEVIAPYRPSMRASIGDIL, from the coding sequence ATGACGGTTATTAGCCCTGTCGTTTACGCAACCAAGCAAGATTTACTTGAGCGCGATGCCAGCTTTGTGTGGACGGTTGCCACGGCAGCGGACGGTGAAACGCTCGATGATGTCGCTATCACGAGTGCATTAAATGATGCCGCAGATGAAGTGAATTCATTTTTAACGCGCTATCAACTGCCATTGGCGCAAGTGCCACGGCTCATTAACCGCCTGACTCTTTCAATCGCGTTCTACTGGTTAGCCGATCGTGATAGCAATATCTCAACCTTGATACAGCAGCGTTACGATAATGCGATAGTCACCCTGAAAGACGTGAAAGCGGGTCGCCGTGACTTGGGGTTGCCAACAGTCTCCAAGCCCACTGAAAACACCTCAGGTAAAGTTGAAGTGATTGCACCTTATCGCCCTTCAATGCGCGCAAGTATTGGCGATATCTTATGA